From Paenibacillus sp. GP183, one genomic window encodes:
- a CDS encoding calcium-translocating P-type ATPase, SERCA-type, with the protein MSQSEWYQMSPEEVLRSQQVNKQQGLTWEEALNRQKQTGLNELTEGKRVSPIAIFLNQFKDFMVLVLLGATLISGLLGEYLDAITIIAIIVMNGILGFMQEFRAERSLRALRELSAPHAKVLRDGGVHQLPAKNLVAGDIVYLESGDRIPADLRLLEANGVYVEESALTGESIPVAKKIEVLSPAELPLGDQSNLGFMGTMIVRGTAKAVVVRTGMNTEMGKIADLIEQTESMETPLQHRLEQLGKILIIVAIALTVLVVIAGILHGQPPYAMFLAGVSLAVAAIPEGLPAIVTIALALGVQRMIKRKAIVRKLPSVETLGCASVICSDKTGTLTQNKMTVTHLWVGGELMEVSGDGYEPFGEIKQEGLNVDTRKNSMLSKLLEVSVLCNNATLQEEKQETKRKKNKDEEAEAVWTIKGDPTEGALVVLAAKMGMTADSLSNQYKRVKEFPFDSERKRMSVLISHPGGRMLCTKGAPDVLLQHCSYMLWDGKVIPFTPTLKHKVMAANEGMAKNALRVLGLAYREIKSTDRLDDDADVEHGLVFVGLTGMIDPPRKEVREAISKCRKAGIKTVMITGDHQTTAEAIAKQLGMIPGNGISLSGQQLSLITDDELDAKVDETYVFARVSPEHKLRIVKSLQRKGHVVAMTGDGVNDAPAIKAADIGIAMGITGTDVTKEASSLILSDDNFATIVAAIEEGRGIYENIRKFIRYLLASNVGEILTMFIAMMAGLPLPLVPIQILWVNLVTDGLPAMALGVDQAEKDLMQHRPRSAKENIFARRLGWKIISRGILIGICTLGAFWLILRLNPSDADQLLKAQSVAFATLVMAQLIHVFDCRSSRSIFHRNPVQNKYLVLAVLSSLVLMLGVMYVEQLQPIFKTVPLGWQEWILVLIAAGIPTFLMGIGSVLQKPSKGRAARYSSRTVAR; encoded by the coding sequence ATGAGTCAGAGTGAATGGTACCAAATGTCGCCGGAGGAGGTTTTGCGATCCCAACAGGTGAACAAGCAGCAGGGATTGACCTGGGAGGAAGCCCTGAACCGCCAAAAACAAACAGGACTAAATGAGCTTACCGAAGGGAAGCGCGTCTCCCCGATTGCGATCTTTTTGAACCAATTTAAAGATTTCATGGTGCTGGTTCTGCTTGGAGCCACCCTTATTTCAGGATTATTGGGTGAATATCTCGATGCCATAACGATCATTGCCATTATTGTCATGAACGGCATCCTTGGTTTTATGCAGGAGTTTCGGGCTGAACGCTCGCTTCGAGCGCTTAGAGAGCTATCTGCGCCCCATGCCAAGGTGCTCAGAGATGGTGGAGTCCATCAGCTGCCGGCCAAAAATTTGGTGGCAGGCGACATCGTTTATTTGGAAAGCGGGGACCGAATTCCGGCGGATTTAAGGCTGCTGGAAGCTAATGGGGTGTATGTGGAGGAATCGGCCCTTACCGGTGAATCCATTCCAGTTGCCAAAAAGATTGAAGTCTTGTCGCCCGCTGAGCTTCCGCTCGGTGATCAATCCAATCTCGGTTTTATGGGAACCATGATCGTCAGAGGAACTGCAAAAGCGGTCGTCGTTCGAACTGGAATGAATACGGAGATGGGAAAAATCGCCGATTTGATCGAGCAAACGGAATCGATGGAGACTCCGCTGCAGCATCGGCTTGAGCAGCTGGGCAAAATATTGATCATTGTGGCCATCGCGCTCACGGTTCTTGTTGTGATTGCGGGAATCCTCCATGGGCAGCCGCCTTATGCCATGTTCCTTGCCGGAGTCAGCTTAGCCGTAGCCGCGATCCCGGAGGGATTGCCCGCTATTGTTACGATCGCGCTGGCTCTCGGAGTTCAGAGGATGATTAAACGAAAAGCGATTGTGCGCAAGCTCCCATCGGTAGAGACACTTGGCTGCGCATCTGTCATTTGCTCGGACAAGACGGGCACATTGACGCAAAATAAAATGACCGTTACCCATCTTTGGGTAGGCGGCGAGCTGATGGAGGTATCCGGTGACGGCTATGAGCCGTTCGGCGAAATCAAGCAAGAAGGCTTGAACGTCGATACCCGCAAAAATTCGATGCTAAGCAAGCTGCTGGAGGTTTCTGTGCTTTGCAACAATGCCACGCTGCAGGAAGAGAAGCAGGAAACCAAGCGAAAAAAGAACAAAGATGAGGAAGCTGAAGCGGTCTGGACGATAAAAGGAGACCCGACCGAGGGCGCATTAGTCGTGCTTGCCGCTAAAATGGGAATGACAGCAGATTCTTTATCCAATCAGTATAAACGCGTTAAGGAATTTCCGTTTGATTCGGAACGCAAGCGGATGTCCGTGCTGATCTCTCATCCCGGCGGCCGGATGCTTTGTACGAAAGGCGCGCCGGATGTACTTCTCCAGCACTGCAGCTATATGCTATGGGACGGCAAGGTCATTCCCTTCACGCCAACTCTGAAACACAAGGTGATGGCTGCGAATGAAGGCATGGCGAAGAATGCGCTTCGTGTATTGGGGCTGGCTTACCGTGAGATCAAGTCAACTGATCGTCTGGACGACGATGCGGATGTCGAGCATGGACTCGTGTTTGTTGGCCTCACCGGCATGATTGACCCGCCGCGCAAAGAGGTTCGTGAAGCCATAAGCAAGTGCCGCAAAGCAGGCATCAAAACCGTCATGATCACGGGGGATCATCAGACAACGGCAGAAGCGATCGCCAAACAGCTCGGCATGATCCCCGGAAACGGAATCAGCTTAAGCGGGCAGCAGCTATCCCTGATTACGGACGATGAGCTGGATGCCAAGGTTGACGAAACCTATGTATTTGCACGCGTATCCCCTGAGCATAAGCTGAGGATCGTGAAATCCCTGCAGCGAAAAGGGCATGTTGTAGCGATGACCGGGGACGGCGTCAATGATGCTCCCGCGATTAAAGCAGCAGATATTGGCATCGCGATGGGGATAACCGGAACCGATGTGACCAAAGAAGCATCTTCGCTGATTCTCAGCGATGATAATTTTGCCACCATCGTCGCTGCCATCGAAGAAGGGCGAGGGATTTACGAAAACATTCGTAAATTTATCCGCTATTTGCTCGCTTCCAATGTGGGAGAGATCCTGACCATGTTCATTGCCATGATGGCTGGACTCCCGCTCCCGCTTGTACCGATTCAAATTCTGTGGGTCAATTTGGTCACGGACGGCTTACCTGCAATGGCGCTTGGGGTTGATCAGGCTGAGAAGGATTTGATGCAGCATCGCCCCCGCTCGGCGAAAGAAAATATTTTTGCCCGGCGTCTGGGCTGGAAAATTATCAGCCGCGGTATCCTCATCGGTATATGCACATTAGGCGCCTTTTGGCTGATTCTCCGTTTGAATCCGAGCGATGCGGACCAATTATTGAAGGCGCAAAGCGTTGCTTTTGCCACACTCGTCATGGCCCAGCTCATTCATGTGTTTGATTGCCGCAGCTCACGCTCCATTTTCCACCGCAATCCTGTGCAAAATAAGTATCTTGTTCTGGCCGTGCTCTCGTCTCTGGTGCTCATGCTTGGCGTCATGTATGTCGAGCAGCTTCAACCGATCTTCAAAACAGTTCCGCTGGGCTGGCAGGAATGGATCCTGGTTCTGATCGCAGCCGGCATCCCCACTTTCCTGATGGGCATCGGCAGTGTGCTTCAGAAGCCGTCCAAGGGAAGAGCCGCTCGGTACAGTTCAAGGACAGTTGCCAGATAA
- the dapF gene encoding diaminopimelate epimerase: MNFTKMHGLGNDFIIVSGETTLPAGVDQTAIELCNRYFGIGADGLVFILPSEQADYMMRIINSDGSEAEQCGNAIRCVSKYVYDHGMIDKTEITIETIGAGVQKVQLHIQDGKVATVRVDMGEPVLQGLQVPTTIDRNPVIDYPIEVDGQQFRFTAVSMGNPHCVIYVEDAVNFDLAAWGPKLENHPMFPKKINVEFVTVKSRDFTDMRVWERGAGPTLACGTGACATLVSSVLNGYTERKATVSLKGGDLFIEWNEADNHVYMTGPAAEVFKGSL; this comes from the coding sequence ATGAATTTCACAAAAATGCATGGATTAGGCAATGATTTTATTATTGTAAGCGGAGAAACAACGCTGCCTGCGGGAGTTGATCAAACAGCCATCGAGCTGTGCAACCGATATTTCGGGATTGGCGCAGACGGTTTGGTGTTCATTCTTCCTTCCGAGCAAGCGGATTATATGATGCGCATCATCAATTCGGACGGGTCCGAAGCCGAGCAATGCGGCAATGCGATTCGCTGTGTTTCCAAATACGTATATGATCACGGCATGATTGATAAAACAGAAATCACGATCGAAACCATAGGTGCGGGAGTGCAAAAAGTACAACTGCATATTCAGGACGGCAAAGTGGCAACCGTGCGTGTTGATATGGGAGAGCCTGTTCTTCAAGGACTGCAGGTCCCTACCACGATTGACCGCAACCCGGTCATTGATTATCCGATCGAAGTCGATGGGCAGCAATTCCGTTTTACCGCTGTCTCCATGGGGAATCCCCACTGTGTGATTTATGTGGAGGATGCCGTGAATTTTGACCTGGCCGCCTGGGGGCCCAAACTGGAAAATCATCCCATGTTTCCGAAAAAAATCAACGTGGAATTCGTCACCGTCAAAAGCCGTGACTTCACGGATATGCGGGTATGGGAAAGAGGAGCGGGACCTACGCTGGCTTGCGGTACTGGAGCTTGCGCCACGCTCGTTTCGTCGGTTTTGAACGGCTATACGGAGCGTAAAGCCACTGTTTCTCTCAAGGGCGGCGACCTTTTCATAGAATGGAACGAAGCCGACAACCATGTCTATATGACGGGTCCGGCAGCTGAGGTTTTCAAAGGAAGCTTGTAA
- a CDS encoding bifunctional homocysteine S-methyltransferase/methylenetetrahydrofolate reductase, with product MKMDLRAALKQTILTGDGAMGTYLYQMGFPVSISFEELNLIHAETVEGVHRRYFEAGARLIETNTFSANREKLSKYGLEGEVEAINRAGVALARKAVGEEAYVVGAIGSIRAGKRKNVRTSEVESALTEQIGFLLDSPVDGLLLETFYDLEELQLALKIIRSLSQLPVICQFATEGTGVTQDGVPLQDAFARLAQDGADVIGFNCRVGPNGILRTMEKLTPLPDVPFSVFPNAGLPDYVDGHYSYAATPAYFAESALRFADLGARIIGGCCGTTPEHIAAIAQALSGYVPAATPLAGAASPEAHEPVVVRTPMEAAPAASAASPSLLDLVGQRKVVIVELDPPRDLDIDKFMQGSKALQEAHVDAITMADNSLAVTRMSNLALGHLVKEKLGARPLIHIACRDRNMIGTQSHLMGLHALGIDHVLAVTGDPAKFGDLPGSSSVYDLTSFEIIRMIKQLNDGIAFSGKPLKKKASFVVGAAFNPNVKHLDKAVQRLERKIQAGADYIMTQPVYDPKRIEQIYETTKHLNIPMFIGVMPLASGRNAEYLHNEVPGIQLSDEVRARMDGLDGEAGRKMGLEIAKELIDTIMVYFNGIYLMTPFLLYEMSVQLTNYVWEKSNRIDFHLYPLSK from the coding sequence ATGAAAATGGATCTTCGCGCAGCGCTGAAACAGACCATTTTGACCGGAGACGGCGCGATGGGGACTTATTTGTATCAGATGGGATTTCCCGTGAGCATATCATTTGAAGAATTAAATTTGATTCATGCCGAAACCGTAGAAGGGGTGCACCGTCGTTACTTTGAGGCGGGCGCCCGTTTGATTGAGACCAATACCTTCTCCGCAAACCGCGAGAAGCTGTCCAAATACGGGCTTGAAGGTGAAGTAGAAGCCATAAACCGGGCAGGTGTGGCACTCGCCCGCAAAGCGGTGGGCGAAGAAGCCTATGTTGTCGGCGCAATTGGCTCCATACGTGCAGGCAAGCGTAAAAATGTACGCACTTCTGAAGTGGAAAGTGCCCTGACAGAACAGATCGGCTTCTTGCTGGACTCACCGGTGGACGGCTTGCTGCTGGAAACCTTTTATGATCTGGAAGAGCTGCAGCTCGCACTGAAAATCATTCGCAGCCTCAGCCAGCTTCCTGTGATTTGCCAGTTTGCCACCGAGGGAACCGGTGTTACCCAAGACGGCGTGCCGCTGCAGGATGCTTTCGCCCGGCTGGCGCAGGATGGAGCCGATGTCATCGGCTTCAACTGCCGCGTCGGCCCGAACGGCATTCTCCGCACGATGGAGAAGCTCACCCCGCTGCCGGACGTGCCGTTCTCCGTCTTCCCCAACGCCGGGCTGCCCGACTACGTCGACGGGCACTACTCGTACGCGGCCACGCCCGCGTACTTCGCCGAGAGCGCGCTGCGCTTCGCCGACCTCGGCGCGCGCATTATCGGCGGCTGCTGTGGCACGACGCCGGAACACATAGCCGCTATCGCGCAGGCGCTCAGCGGCTATGTCCCAGCGGCGACTCCGCTCGCGGGCGCCGCCTCACCAGAGGCGCACGAGCCTGTCGTCGTGCGCACACCGATGGAGGCCGCCCCTGCAGCGTCGGCCGCAAGCCCGTCGCTGCTCGACCTCGTCGGGCAGCGCAAGGTCGTGATTGTCGAGCTGGATCCCCCACGGGATCTCGACATCGACAAATTCATGCAGGGCTCGAAGGCCCTGCAGGAGGCTCATGTCGACGCCATTACGATGGCCGACAATTCGCTGGCGGTGACGCGCATGAGCAACCTGGCCCTCGGGCACCTCGTCAAGGAGAAGCTGGGCGCGCGTCCGCTGATTCATATCGCGTGCCGCGACCGCAACATGATCGGGACGCAGTCCCATCTGATGGGCCTGCACGCGCTCGGCATCGATCACGTGCTGGCCGTTACCGGCGATCCCGCCAAATTCGGCGATCTCCCGGGCTCCAGCTCGGTGTATGATCTCACTTCCTTTGAGATCATCCGCATGATCAAGCAGCTCAACGATGGCATTGCCTTCTCGGGGAAGCCGCTGAAGAAAAAAGCGAGCTTTGTCGTGGGAGCCGCCTTCAATCCGAACGTCAAGCATCTGGACAAGGCGGTTCAGCGGCTGGAGCGCAAAATCCAGGCGGGAGCCGACTATATCATGACGCAGCCAGTCTATGATCCTAAACGGATTGAGCAAATCTATGAAACAACCAAGCATTTGAATATTCCGATGTTTATTGGTGTGATGCCGCTGGCCAGCGGAAGAAACGCGGAATACCTGCATAATGAAGTTCCCGGCATTCAATTATCCGACGAGGTCAGAGCCAGGATGGATGGACTGGATGGAGAGGCCGGACGCAAAATGGGGTTAGAGATCGCCAAAGAGCTGATTGATACTATCATGGTCTATTTTAACGGGATTTATTTGATGACCCCTTTCCTGCTCTATGAAATGAGCGTGCAGCTGACAAACTATGTTTGGGAAAAGTCGAATCGAATTGATTTCCACTTGTACCCACTTTCAAAATGA
- a CDS encoding YicC/YloC family endoribonuclease, giving the protein MITSMTGFGQANRSFGGFKVFIEVKSVNHRYAEIAIRMPKEWVRYEDSLKKTLLQTVKRGRVEVYVTAEREAGTLQAISVDWTLADGYMNAAEQIKARYGFTERLSLTDMLGLPDLIHRHEERSELDESFEHELCGCLDEAARELIQMRQKEGSFLKQDLTERLQELIRLHAELQRFTPLVVKEYAGKLRYRIGELLQDQTPVDEQRLAAEIAIFADRSNVDEELTRLQSHFGQFNQLLGSAEPVGRKLDFLIQEMNREVNTIGSKANFTELTAKVIDMKAELEKMREQIQNIE; this is encoded by the coding sequence TTGATTACGAGCATGACCGGATTCGGACAAGCGAACCGTTCCTTCGGTGGATTCAAGGTGTTTATCGAGGTCAAATCGGTGAATCACCGCTACGCCGAAATAGCCATTCGGATGCCCAAGGAATGGGTGCGGTACGAGGATTCCTTGAAAAAAACACTGCTGCAGACGGTCAAACGGGGACGTGTAGAAGTTTATGTCACCGCAGAACGGGAAGCTGGAACGCTCCAAGCCATTTCCGTCGATTGGACCTTGGCAGATGGGTATATGAATGCAGCAGAGCAAATAAAAGCACGATATGGGTTTACAGAGCGCTTGTCGCTTACAGATATGCTTGGATTGCCCGATTTGATTCATCGCCATGAAGAACGTTCAGAGCTTGATGAATCATTCGAGCATGAATTATGCGGTTGTTTGGATGAAGCCGCTCGGGAACTTATCCAAATGCGCCAGAAGGAAGGCAGCTTCCTTAAGCAGGACCTGACAGAGCGCCTGCAGGAGTTGATAAGACTGCATGCAGAACTTCAGCGTTTTACACCTCTGGTCGTTAAGGAATATGCAGGCAAGCTGCGGTACCGCATTGGAGAGCTGCTCCAGGACCAAACTCCAGTGGATGAGCAGCGGCTCGCCGCAGAAATTGCGATTTTTGCAGACCGTTCGAATGTGGACGAGGAATTAACCAGGCTGCAAAGTCATTTTGGCCAGTTTAACCAGCTGCTTGGGTCTGCTGAACCTGTAGGCAGGAAACTCGATTTTCTGATTCAGGAAATGAACCGAGAAGTGAATACCATAGGGTCCAAAGCGAATTTTACGGAGCTTACTGCGAAAGTGATTGACATGAAGGCCGAATTAGAGAAAATGAGAGAACAAATTCAGAATATCGAGTGA
- the remA gene encoding extracellular matrix/biofilm regulator RemA encodes MAIKLINIGFGNIVSANRIISIVSPESAPIKRIIQEARDRHMLIDATYGRRTRAVIITDSDHVILSAVQPETVAHRLSNKDDDHDE; translated from the coding sequence ATGGCTATCAAATTAATCAACATCGGGTTCGGCAACATCGTATCGGCTAACCGTATTATCTCGATCGTGAGCCCGGAATCTGCCCCGATTAAACGAATTATTCAAGAAGCGCGTGACCGTCACATGCTGATTGACGCTACATACGGCAGAAGAACACGGGCTGTTATTATTACGGACAGCGACCATGTGATTTTGTCGGCCGTTCAGCCGGAGACGGTTGCGCACCGGCTTTCCAACAAGGACGATGATCATGACGAGTAA
- the gmk gene encoding guanylate kinase, whose protein sequence is MTSNTNTLDRDRGILIVLSGPSGVGKGTVCAALRKSSPDLVYSVSATTRDPRQGEIEGVNYFFKTRDQFQHMIDNDEVLEWAQYVDNFYGTPKRFVEDTLRSGKDVILEIEVQGALKVKQKFPEGVFIFLLPPSLNELQNRIVTRGTESDESIRSRMTVAVDEIRLMDHYDYAIVNDRVETACSKIQSILIAEHCKRERMYPKIVQWINEVK, encoded by the coding sequence ATGACGAGTAATACAAACACTCTGGATCGGGATCGAGGCATCCTGATTGTATTATCCGGCCCTTCGGGTGTAGGCAAGGGGACGGTATGCGCCGCTCTTCGCAAGTCGTCGCCAGATCTGGTATATTCCGTTTCAGCGACGACTCGGGATCCTCGTCAAGGGGAAATTGAGGGTGTGAATTATTTTTTTAAAACAAGGGACCAGTTTCAGCATATGATCGACAATGATGAAGTGCTGGAATGGGCACAGTATGTCGATAATTTTTACGGAACACCCAAGCGTTTTGTAGAAGATACACTTCGCTCCGGAAAAGATGTTATACTGGAGATAGAAGTTCAAGGTGCGCTTAAAGTGAAGCAGAAATTTCCGGAAGGCGTTTTTATCTTCCTTCTGCCGCCTTCTCTGAATGAACTTCAAAACCGGATCGTTACGAGAGGCACGGAATCCGACGAATCGATTCGCAGCCGCATGACGGTAGCTGTTGATGAAATTCGCCTGATGGATCACTATGACTACGCAATCGTGAATGATCGTGTAGAGACAGCATGCTCCAAGATTCAATCGATTCTCATAGCGGAACATTGCAAGCGTGAACGCATGTATCCCAAAATCGTTCAATGGATAAATGAGGTGAAATAA
- the rpoZ gene encoding DNA-directed RNA polymerase subunit omega has protein sequence MLYPSIDKLLDKVDSKYSLVVAAAKRARMIRDGSKTEMKSYKAHKNVGIALEELYGDHIAYEKVEHTELVKR, from the coding sequence ATGTTATATCCATCTATAGACAAGCTATTGGACAAAGTAGACAGCAAATATTCATTGGTTGTCGCTGCAGCGAAGAGAGCAAGAATGATCCGCGATGGATCGAAGACCGAAATGAAAAGTTACAAAGCTCATAAAAACGTAGGTATCGCTCTGGAAGAGCTCTATGGCGACCATATTGCTTATGAGAAAGTAGAGCATACAGAGTTAGTGAAAAGATAA
- the coaBC gene encoding bifunctional phosphopantothenoylcysteine decarboxylase/phosphopantothenate--cysteine ligase CoaBC, whose product MSSLQGKTIVLGVTGGIAAYKAADLTSKLTQAGAKVHVIMTESAVKFVAPLTFQTLSRHHVFVDTFEERNASVVSHIDLADSADLFVIAPATANVIAKLALGLGDDMLSTTLLATMAPILIAPAMNVHMYGNPAVQQNIQTLRSRGIHFIEPGEGQLACGYVGKGRLAEPLEIVASIEGHFANGQPWRGRRVLVTAGGTVERIDPVRYITNDSSGKMGFSIAEEAKRLGAKVTLISAPTALPAPDGVEMVRVHSAQDMLEAVLSRLEQTDVIFKAAAVADYRPALKAEQKIKKSAETLTLELVKNPDILKEIGTRKQTQFVVGFAAETDKLDEYALDKLKRKNCDLLVANDVSQEGAGFGTDTNIVKIFDSRGLVESLPMMSKVEIARKLLKLVAERLPAAGKDS is encoded by the coding sequence ATGTCTAGCCTGCAGGGCAAAACGATTGTTTTGGGAGTCACTGGAGGGATAGCCGCTTATAAAGCCGCCGACCTTACGAGCAAGCTCACTCAAGCCGGCGCCAAGGTGCATGTGATCATGACGGAATCGGCTGTTAAATTCGTGGCTCCGCTCACGTTTCAAACCTTGTCCCGGCATCATGTGTTTGTGGACACGTTCGAGGAGAGGAATGCTTCTGTCGTCTCTCACATAGACCTGGCGGACAGTGCCGACTTATTCGTGATTGCTCCGGCTACGGCTAATGTGATTGCAAAGCTGGCGCTAGGATTGGGTGACGATATGCTGAGTACAACGTTACTTGCGACGATGGCCCCTATTCTTATAGCGCCTGCGATGAATGTGCATATGTATGGCAATCCGGCTGTTCAGCAAAATATACAGACCCTTCGGAGCCGTGGCATTCATTTCATAGAGCCCGGCGAAGGTCAGCTTGCTTGCGGCTATGTAGGTAAAGGCAGACTTGCAGAACCCCTGGAGATTGTTGCCAGTATTGAAGGGCATTTTGCTAATGGACAACCATGGCGGGGAAGACGAGTTCTCGTCACAGCAGGAGGCACTGTGGAGCGAATCGATCCCGTTCGCTATATCACCAATGATTCATCCGGAAAAATGGGCTTTTCAATTGCAGAAGAAGCCAAGCGTCTTGGCGCTAAAGTAACACTTATTTCTGCACCAACCGCATTGCCGGCTCCCGATGGCGTTGAAATGGTTCGTGTCCATTCCGCTCAGGATATGCTTGAAGCTGTATTGTCGCGTCTGGAACAAACCGATGTGATTTTTAAAGCAGCCGCAGTTGCCGATTACCGGCCTGCTCTGAAAGCCGAGCAAAAAATCAAAAAAAGTGCCGAAACGCTTACTCTGGAATTGGTTAAAAATCCGGATATTCTGAAGGAAATCGGCACCCGCAAACAAACACAATTCGTAGTTGGTTTTGCCGCCGAAACAGATAAGCTGGATGAATATGCGCTCGATAAACTAAAGCGCAAGAACTGCGATTTGCTGGTAGCTAACGATGTTTCCCAGGAAGGTGCCGGCTTCGGCACGGATACAAATATTGTGAAAATATTTGATTCGCGCGGCCTGGTTGAATCACTTCCTATGATGAGCAAGGTCGAAATTGCCCGGAAGCTGCTGAAGCTGGTAGCCGAGCGTCTGCCTGCTGCCGGAAAGGATTCCTGA